Proteins from a single region of Ziziphus jujuba cultivar Dongzao chromosome 1, ASM3175591v1:
- the LOC107422036 gene encoding putative PAP-specific phosphatase, mitochondrial isoform X1: MDLSIPAMDLFLSSSNCSTVRFANLYYRSPAPLRRRTFAVRSTALPFPNHKAKYFRELQAAVDVVERACRLCLDVKSSLSAKSDGRIVEKNDQTPVTVADFGVQALVSLELGKLFPSIPLVAEEDSAFVRSNNLVEPVVNAVTGCLSSIDKSRTEADVLEAIDRGGKDAFVFCTKPATYWVLDPIDGTRGFLKGTEALYVVGLALVVDGEIVLAVMGCPNWKEDLRNKSISEVQGYKNILSESGIVMVAHLGCGTWARRLIFERQDTINVPHSWTRCCVDHYSLVHEARFCIPESQTWDSLPISALFNATTDANSIGDNQILLLPQCCGSLCKYLMVASGRASVFILRTRDEKTIKAWDHAAGIICVHEAGGQVSDWEGYQIDLTADQTERRIIFPLGGVLVTNGTLHNQIIEIIYRV, translated from the exons ATGGACCTGTCAATTCCCGCCATGGATCTGTTTCTCTCGTCTTCCAATTGCTCAACGGTTCGATTCGCTAACCTCTACTACCGTTCCCCTGCGCCTCTCCGTAGACGAACTTTTGCCGTGAG GTCCACTGCTCTGCCATTTCCCAACCATAAAGCCAAGTATTTTCGAGAGCTCCAGGCTGCTGTGGATGTGGTGGAGAGAGCTTGTCGTCTTTGTCTTGAC GTAAAATCATCCTTGTCTGCAAAAAGTGATGGACGGATTGTCGAGAAGAACGACCAGACGCCAGTCACGGTTGCGGATTTTGGTGTGCAGGCTCTGGTCAGTTTGG AACTGGGTAAACTGTTCCCCTCAATTCCTTTGGTCGCCGAAGAAGACTCTGCTTTCGTACGTTCAAATAACCTAGTAGAACCTGTTGTAAATGCAGTAACTGGTTGCTTGAGCTCTATAGATAAGTCAAGGACAGAAGCTGATGTATTGGAAGCAATTGATAGAGGTGGAAAGGATGCTTTTGTGTTTTGTACTAAGCCAGCCACATATTGG GTACTAGATCCAATTGATGGCACACGAGGGTTTCTAAAAGGAACTGAGGCCTTATATGTG GTAGGTTTGGCTCTTGTAGTTGATGGAGAGATTGTTTTAGCTGTTATGGGCTGCCCCAACTGGAAGGAAGATTTGAGGAATAAATCCATCTCTGAGGTCCAGGGATATAAGAACATTCTATCTGAATCAGGGATTGTTATGGTTGCTCACCTTGGCTGTGGCACATGGGCAAGACGTTTAATATTTGAGCGGCAAGACACAATCAATGTGCCTCATAGTTGGACGAGATGCTGTGTCGACCACTATTCCTTAGTACATGAGGCACGCTTTTGTATTCCAGAGAGCCAAACATGGGATTCTTTGCCAATCTCAGCCCTATTTAATGCAACAACTGATGCCAATAGTATTGGGGACAATCAAATTCTTCTTTTGCCACAATGTTGTGGGAG CTTATGCAAGTATTTAATGGTGGCTTCAGGTAGGGCTTCAGTTTTCATTCTCCGCACAAGAGATGAAAAAACTATTAAG GCTTGGGATCATGCTGCTGGCATTATATGTGTGCATGAAGCAGGAGGACAG GTGAGTGACTGGGAGGGGTATCAAATTGATCTCACAGCAGATCAAACTGAACGGAGGATTATATTCCCTTTGGGTGGTGTTCTTGTGACTAATGGCACCTTACACAATCAGATTATAGAGATCATTTATCGTGTTTGA
- the LOC107421995 gene encoding transcription factor MYB102 translates to MGRAPCCDKNGLKKGPWTPEEDQKLIDYIQKHGYGNWRTLPKNAGLQRCGKSCRLRWTNYLRPDIKRGRFSFEEEETIIQLHSILGNKWSAIAARLPGRTDNEIKNYWNTHIRKRLLRMGIDPVTHSPRLDLLDISSILNSSLYNSSQMNMSRYIGFQPLVNPELLRLATSLLSSQRETYNHNYIHQNAHENQLCHPQMIQHLVQSNQNVQNPVEDIPCVQFPNESQLGEPINGDLSNITTFSSPSSQISEWQQSSANTGMPSSYTEDYVPLPSYSTYYGSDQTLLDPSSETSTFQSNNSNQNFGFASVLSTPSSSPPPLNSNSTTTTTYNFNNSTEDERESYCSSMLKFEIQDILDVNEFIGNL, encoded by the exons ATGGGAAGAGCACCGTGTTGTGACAAAAATGGTCTCAAAAAGGGGCCTTGGACTCCTGAAGAAGATCAAAAACTCATTGATTATATTCAAAAGCATGGCTATGGCAACTGGAGGACACTGCCAAAGAATGCAG GACTACAAAGGTGTGGAAAGAGCTGCCGACTTCGATGGACTAACTATCTCAGACCGGATATCAAAAGGGGTCGATTTTCTTTTGAAGAGGAAGAGACAATTATCCAACTGCATAGTATACTGGGCAACAA ATGGTCTGCTATTGCTGCTCGATTACCCGGAAGAACGGACAACGAAATCAAGAACTACTGGAACACCCACATTCGAAAGAGGCTTCTCCGAATGGGAATCGATCCGGTGACTCACAGTCCGAGATTGGATCTTCTCGACATCTCCTCCATTCTAAACTCTTCTCTCTACAACTCATCTCAGATGAACATGTCGAGGTATATTGGGTTCCAACCACTGGTCAACCCCGAGCTTCTCAGGCTCGCTACTTCACTGCTTTCGTCGCAACGAGAAACTTATAATCACAATTACATCCACCAAAATGCTCATGAGAACCAGCTCTGCCATCCCCAAATGATTCAGCACCTAGTCCAATCCAACCAGAATGTTCAAAACCCAGTTGAGGACATTCCTTGTGTTCAATTCCCTAATGAATCGCAACTGGGCGAGCCCATTAATGGTGATCTGTCCAATATTACAACTTTTAGCTCCCCAAGTTCTCAAATAAGCGAATGGCAACAAAGCAGTGCTAATACTGGAATGCCTTCCAGTTATACCGAAGACTATGTTCCTTTACCAAGTTACAGCACGTATTATGGCTCTGATCAGACTCTACTAGATCCTTCCTCTGAAACCTCGACCTTTCAGTCCAACAACAGCAATCAGAATTTCGGCTTCGCTTCCGTTTTGTCGACGCCGTCTTCGAGTCCACCGCCATTGAACTCGAAttcgacgacgacgacgacgtaTAATTTCAACAACAGCACCGAAGATGAACGTGAAAGCTATTGCAGCAGCATGTTGAAGTTTGAAATCCAAGACATATTGGATGTTAATGAATTCATAGGAAATTTGTAG
- the LOC107422036 gene encoding putative PAP-specific phosphatase, mitochondrial isoform X2, with product MDLSIPAMDLFLSSSNCSTVRFANLYYRSPAPLRRRTFAVRSTALPFPNHKAKYFRELQAAVDVVERACRLCLDVKSSLSAKSDGRIVEKNDQTPVTVADFGVQALVSLELGKLFPSIPLVAEEDSAFVRSNNLVEPVVNAVTGCLSSIDKSRTEADVLEAIDRGGKDAFVFCTKPATYWVLDPIDGTRGFLKGTEALYVVGLALVVDGEIVLAVMGCPNWKEDLRNKSISEVQGYKNILSESGIVMVAHLGCGTWARRLIFERQDTINVPHSWTRCCVDHYSLVHEARFCIPESQTWDSLPISALFNATTDANSIGDNQILLLPQCCGSLCKYLMVASGRASVFILRTRDEKTIKAWDHAAGIICVHEAGGQEH from the exons ATGGACCTGTCAATTCCCGCCATGGATCTGTTTCTCTCGTCTTCCAATTGCTCAACGGTTCGATTCGCTAACCTCTACTACCGTTCCCCTGCGCCTCTCCGTAGACGAACTTTTGCCGTGAG GTCCACTGCTCTGCCATTTCCCAACCATAAAGCCAAGTATTTTCGAGAGCTCCAGGCTGCTGTGGATGTGGTGGAGAGAGCTTGTCGTCTTTGTCTTGAC GTAAAATCATCCTTGTCTGCAAAAAGTGATGGACGGATTGTCGAGAAGAACGACCAGACGCCAGTCACGGTTGCGGATTTTGGTGTGCAGGCTCTGGTCAGTTTGG AACTGGGTAAACTGTTCCCCTCAATTCCTTTGGTCGCCGAAGAAGACTCTGCTTTCGTACGTTCAAATAACCTAGTAGAACCTGTTGTAAATGCAGTAACTGGTTGCTTGAGCTCTATAGATAAGTCAAGGACAGAAGCTGATGTATTGGAAGCAATTGATAGAGGTGGAAAGGATGCTTTTGTGTTTTGTACTAAGCCAGCCACATATTGG GTACTAGATCCAATTGATGGCACACGAGGGTTTCTAAAAGGAACTGAGGCCTTATATGTG GTAGGTTTGGCTCTTGTAGTTGATGGAGAGATTGTTTTAGCTGTTATGGGCTGCCCCAACTGGAAGGAAGATTTGAGGAATAAATCCATCTCTGAGGTCCAGGGATATAAGAACATTCTATCTGAATCAGGGATTGTTATGGTTGCTCACCTTGGCTGTGGCACATGGGCAAGACGTTTAATATTTGAGCGGCAAGACACAATCAATGTGCCTCATAGTTGGACGAGATGCTGTGTCGACCACTATTCCTTAGTACATGAGGCACGCTTTTGTATTCCAGAGAGCCAAACATGGGATTCTTTGCCAATCTCAGCCCTATTTAATGCAACAACTGATGCCAATAGTATTGGGGACAATCAAATTCTTCTTTTGCCACAATGTTGTGGGAG CTTATGCAAGTATTTAATGGTGGCTTCAGGTAGGGCTTCAGTTTTCATTCTCCGCACAAGAGATGAAAAAACTATTAAG GCTTGGGATCATGCTGCTGGCATTATATGTGTGCATGAAGCAGGAGGACAG GAGCATTGA